A stretch of the Anaeromyxobacter sp. genome encodes the following:
- a CDS encoding HAD-IA family hydrolase — MTRLAILDLDGTLLDTLDDLAASVNAALAAVGRPARSRAEIESYVGEGARLLLERAVAPHQELAAPALAAWWRHYDLHCLDRTRPFPGIPELLTRSGRLLAVHTNKPGRVARRILAGLGLLDRFALVTGGDEAPRKPDPGGTLELMRRLGARPEDTVFIGDSPIDVRTARQAGVPMVAVTWGFRPRAELRAAGAVRLVDRVAELRPWLE, encoded by the coding sequence GTGACCCGCCTCGCCATCCTGGACCTCGACGGCACCCTGCTCGACACCCTCGACGACCTGGCCGCCTCGGTGAACGCCGCCCTGGCCGCGGTGGGGCGCCCGGCCCGCAGCCGGGCGGAGATCGAGTCCTACGTGGGCGAGGGGGCGCGCCTGCTGCTGGAGCGGGCGGTGGCGCCGCACCAGGAGCTGGCGGCCCCGGCGCTGGCGGCCTGGTGGCGCCACTACGACCTGCACTGCCTCGACCGCACCCGCCCCTTCCCCGGCATCCCCGAGCTGCTCACCCGCAGCGGCCGGCTGCTGGCGGTCCACACCAACAAGCCTGGCCGGGTGGCCCGCCGCATCCTGGCCGGGCTGGGGCTGCTCGACCGGTTCGCCCTGGTGACCGGCGGCGACGAGGCCCCCCGCAAGCCGGACCCGGGCGGCACGCTGGAGCTGATGCGCCGCCTGGGGGCCCGGCCGGAGGACACCGTCTTCATCGGCGACAGCCCCATCGACGTGCGGACCGCGCGCCAGGCCGGCGTGCCGATGGTGGCCGTCACCTGGGGCTTCCGGCCGCGCGCCGAGCTGCGGGCGGCGGGCGCGGTGCGGCTGGTGGACCGGGTGGCGGAGCTCCGGCCGTGGCTCGAGTGA